From the genome of Fimbriimonadaceae bacterium, one region includes:
- a CDS encoding universal stress protein encodes MNILLATDGSNHARLGEILLSKMPGLKGSRVTVACVVTSPNLFYTGLEPFGGMALAEQAQIMIDQSREHAQGLVDQVCSRLREAGFEAEGIIPEGEIGGCLVELVKQHDIQLAVIGSRGMGGLKGLIFGSVARKMAHDAPCSLLIARAYKGMTAEESWPIVQQKDKLSALIAVDGSPGSKVALDEVAMMGPLSFAELGVVCAQPLGVLPSGIEPASFKEFYQYDEEMASAAIEASKSQLDGCATNVYGETELSRPADLIKKVAEDHKADLVVLSATRHGTIERALLGSVSSEVVSESPCSVWLVRVKPTE; translated from the coding sequence ATGAACATTTTGCTTGCGACGGATGGTTCTAACCACGCAAGGTTGGGAGAGATTCTCCTTTCCAAGATGCCCGGTCTCAAAGGCTCTCGGGTAACCGTTGCTTGCGTCGTAACCTCTCCGAATCTCTTTTATACAGGTTTGGAGCCCTTTGGCGGCATGGCCCTCGCAGAGCAAGCGCAGATCATGATCGATCAAAGCAGGGAACATGCCCAAGGGCTGGTCGATCAGGTTTGTTCGCGACTTCGTGAGGCTGGTTTCGAAGCCGAGGGCATTATCCCAGAAGGCGAGATCGGCGGATGCTTGGTTGAATTGGTCAAGCAGCACGATATTCAACTAGCGGTAATTGGAAGCCGAGGCATGGGTGGCTTGAAGGGGCTCATCTTCGGAAGCGTCGCCAGAAAAATGGCGCACGATGCCCCTTGCTCATTGCTCATTGCCCGCGCCTATAAAGGGATGACAGCCGAAGAGAGCTGGCCCATTGTTCAGCAGAAGGACAAGCTTTCCGCCTTGATCGCGGTGGACGGCTCGCCCGGCAGTAAAGTCGCCTTAGACGAAGTCGCCATGATGGGACCGCTCTCCTTCGCAGAGCTCGGCGTCGTTTGTGCCCAGCCCCTCGGTGTTCTTCCTTCTGGCATCGAGCCCGCGTCGTTCAAGGAGTTTTATCAATACGACGAAGAGATGGCCAGCGCGGCGATCGAAGCAAGCAAGAGCCAGCTCGACGGTTGTGCGACGAACGTTTATGGGGAGACAGAGCTTAGCCGCCCTGCCGACCTCATCAAGAAAGTAGCCGAAGATCACAAGGCGGACTTGGTCGTGCTCAGCGCAACGCGGCACGGAACCATCGAAAGAGCGCTGCTCGGCAGCGTATCCTCAGAGGTCGTTTCCGAATCCCCATGCTCGGTTTGGCTCGTCAGAGTGAAGCCAACGGAGTGA
- the coaD gene encoding pantetheine-phosphate adenylyltransferase gives MRRLAIYPGTFDPPTLGHLDVIERASRLFDNLIVAVGTNSSKNPMLSAEERIEALRGSVASFSNVKVEAFDGLLIDYAKKVGAKAFVRGLRATADFEYEFQMAMVNRRLAEEIETVFLMTKWEHSYLSSSIVREVALLGGDFGEMVPAAAVEIIKKALSRR, from the coding sequence ATGCGACGACTGGCGATTTATCCGGGAACGTTTGACCCTCCCACCCTCGGGCACCTCGACGTTATCGAGCGTGCGTCGCGTCTCTTTGACAACCTTATCGTCGCGGTGGGGACCAACTCCTCAAAGAATCCGATGCTCAGCGCTGAGGAGAGGATAGAAGCCCTGCGAGGCAGCGTCGCCTCGTTCTCAAACGTGAAGGTTGAGGCGTTTGACGGCTTGCTCATTGACTATGCGAAGAAGGTCGGGGCGAAGGCGTTTGTCAGGGGTCTTCGTGCCACCGCCGATTTTGAGTATGAATTTCAGATGGCGATGGTTAATCGCCGCCTTGCAGAGGAGATCGAAACCGTGTTCTTGATGACGAAGTGGGAACACAGCTACCTTAGCTCCAGCATCGTGCGAGAGGTTGCGCTGCTGGGAGGAGACTTTGGCGAGATGGTTCCTGCGGCTGCGGTTGAGATTATTAAGAAGGCGTTGAGCAGGCGGTAG
- a CDS encoding aminotransferase class V-fold PLP-dependent enzyme, whose amino-acid sequence MVTRRTLIATGLAGIAFRNETLDIVGKWIDRVANDPLQAAQDEDFWMQIQEAFTLDRTMINLNNGGVSPSPRVVQEAMRRYLEYSNQAPSYFMWRHLEPQIESVRRRLANTFGCDAEEIAITRNASESLENCLFGFDLKPGDEVLTTSLDYPRMITTIQQRERREGIRMVQVSVPHKPNSPAELTKAIEGGITPKTKLILFSHVSFLNGLIFPSAQVCDLGKRHGIPVIVDGAHAFAQIPSTVQSTQAEYYGVSLHKWLLAPIGTGMLHVKKANIGKLWSLMASGDKQVDDIRKFEEIGTHPAANHNAIAEALTFHELIGQERKTARFLYLRKRWTDRLSSHPKVQFHTNLDPSLSCALCTVGIEGIEQGKLAEWLWSKHGIFVTTIAQPEFSGIRVSPNVYTTVKEIDLFAKAMLQAATEGIG is encoded by the coding sequence ATGGTCACACGACGCACGCTGATTGCCACCGGCCTTGCTGGAATCGCTTTTCGAAATGAGACCCTTGACATCGTCGGGAAGTGGATCGACCGCGTTGCCAACGATCCTCTCCAAGCCGCACAGGATGAAGACTTCTGGATGCAGATTCAGGAGGCATTCACCCTCGACCGAACGATGATCAACCTCAATAACGGCGGCGTGTCGCCGTCCCCGAGAGTGGTGCAAGAGGCGATGCGACGGTACTTGGAATACTCCAACCAAGCGCCAAGCTACTTTATGTGGCGACACCTAGAGCCGCAAATCGAATCGGTGAGGCGACGGCTTGCTAACACCTTCGGCTGCGATGCGGAGGAGATTGCCATCACCCGCAACGCTAGCGAGTCTTTGGAGAATTGTTTGTTTGGCTTTGACCTGAAACCGGGTGACGAGGTGCTGACGACATCACTCGACTACCCGCGCATGATCACCACCATCCAGCAGCGTGAAAGACGTGAGGGGATTAGGATGGTTCAGGTTAGTGTCCCCCACAAGCCCAACAGTCCCGCCGAACTTACCAAGGCCATCGAAGGCGGCATCACGCCAAAAACCAAGCTCATCCTCTTTAGCCACGTCAGCTTCCTCAATGGCCTCATCTTTCCCAGCGCTCAGGTTTGCGACCTTGGCAAACGGCACGGCATCCCCGTCATCGTCGATGGGGCGCATGCTTTTGCCCAGATCCCATCAACAGTGCAGTCGACCCAAGCCGAATACTATGGAGTTTCCCTGCACAAATGGCTTCTCGCCCCTATTGGCACGGGGATGCTCCACGTGAAAAAAGCGAATATTGGCAAGCTGTGGTCGTTGATGGCTTCTGGCGACAAGCAAGTGGACGACATTCGCAAATTTGAGGAAATTGGGACGCATCCGGCGGCGAATCATAACGCCATAGCTGAGGCGCTTACCTTCCATGAGCTGATTGGGCAAGAAAGGAAGACAGCGCGTTTTCTCTACCTTCGCAAGCGTTGGACCGATAGGCTATCCAGCCACCCCAAGGTGCAGTTTCACACCAACCTCGACCCTTCCCTTTCTTGTGCCCTGTGTACGGTGGGTATTGAAGGGATCGAACAAGGGAAGCTCGCCGAGTGGCTGTGGTCGAAGCACGGCATCTTTGTGACCACGATTGCTCAGCCTGAGTTTTCGGGCATCAGGGTTTCGCCAAACGTGTACACAACCGTGAAGGAGATTGACCTGTTTGCCAAGGCAATGCTCCAGGCTGCAACCGAGGGGATTGGCTAG
- a CDS encoding carbohydrate ABC transporter permease, with amino-acid sequence MGLVNRVGRKRPRARFAMGMLYLILTAGAITTVYPFLLMLSTGFKGSTDQNDNQLIPEYWSNVAEMDEDGQLAKGSLLNKYLDDKYAGDATMIATTRTGEEATPDRIATYVKFLEELPLDYWNAGFRLASTQVTSRLNAEYQAWLREKYSNDINALNKAYIEENIDFRTVSPPAEMLERKVWKAKDTVKYREWLVFKRSLPAEFRVPIREQKLFQDYLKSKYQNQLANVPPIVVGEAENFDQITLPRGGPVLDDFYANWLPERYKNGASEATWATVSQEPMPIEAYERAFVASKASEIRREFAARNYTYVIEYIVINGRALWNTAIFCLLAIGSQLIINPLAAYALSRFPIKASAKILLFLLATMAFPAEVAMIPSFLMLKDFGMLNTFWALVLPGAASGYMIFLLKGFFDSLPSELFEAGQLDGAKETTMMMRIAIPLSRPVLGYLALIAFMGAYSSFMYAFLVAQDQRMWTLMVWIYQLQNVAPRAVVMAALTVAAIPTLVVFLAAQGVIMKGIVLPGER; translated from the coding sequence ATGGGCCTCGTCAACAGGGTCGGGAGGAAAAGACCACGCGCGCGCTTCGCGATGGGCATGCTGTATCTGATCCTGACCGCTGGTGCCATCACCACTGTCTATCCGTTCCTCTTGATGCTTTCGACGGGCTTTAAGGGCTCGACCGATCAAAACGACAATCAACTCATCCCCGAATACTGGAGCAACGTTGCGGAGATGGATGAGGACGGACAGCTCGCCAAGGGATCGCTTCTGAATAAGTACTTGGACGACAAGTACGCGGGCGATGCGACGATGATTGCAACGACCCGTACCGGAGAAGAAGCCACTCCGGATCGCATTGCAACTTACGTGAAGTTTCTTGAGGAACTCCCCCTTGATTATTGGAATGCGGGATTTCGTCTTGCTTCGACACAAGTGACAAGTCGACTCAACGCCGAATACCAAGCTTGGCTGCGCGAGAAATACAGCAACGATATTAACGCTCTCAACAAGGCCTACATCGAAGAGAACATTGACTTTAGGACAGTCTCCCCGCCTGCCGAGATGCTGGAGCGCAAAGTTTGGAAGGCTAAGGATACGGTGAAGTATCGCGAGTGGCTTGTCTTTAAGCGGTCGCTTCCGGCTGAATTTCGGGTGCCGATTCGGGAGCAGAAGCTCTTCCAAGACTACTTAAAAAGCAAATATCAAAATCAGCTAGCGAATGTGCCGCCGATTGTGGTTGGTGAGGCTGAGAACTTTGATCAGATCACGCTCCCGCGCGGTGGACCGGTGCTCGACGATTTTTATGCCAACTGGCTGCCGGAACGATACAAGAACGGAGCCTCTGAAGCGACTTGGGCGACCGTGAGCCAAGAGCCCATGCCGATTGAGGCTTACGAACGTGCCTTTGTTGCCAGCAAGGCGAGTGAGATCCGGCGCGAGTTTGCCGCCCGCAACTACACCTACGTTATCGAATACATCGTTATCAATGGGCGTGCGCTTTGGAATACAGCGATCTTCTGTCTGCTTGCCATCGGAAGTCAGCTCATCATCAATCCATTGGCGGCTTACGCGCTTTCACGGTTCCCCATCAAGGCATCGGCGAAGATTCTGCTCTTTCTACTCGCGACTATGGCCTTCCCTGCCGAAGTTGCGATGATCCCGTCCTTTTTGATGCTGAAAGATTTTGGGATGCTGAACACCTTCTGGGCGTTGGTTTTGCCGGGGGCGGCGTCGGGATACATGATCTTTTTGTTGAAGGGCTTCTTCGACTCGCTCCCCTCCGAGCTGTTTGAGGCAGGTCAGCTTGACGGCGCTAAAGAGACGACGATGATGATGCGGATCGCGATTCCGCTTTCGCGACCTGTTCTTGGGTATCTGGCCTTGATCGCCTTTATGGGGGCTTACAGCTCGTTTATGTATGCCTTCCTGGTGGCGCAGGATCAGCGGATGTGGACGTTAATGGTCTGGATATACCAATTGCAGAACGTGGCGCCGAGGGCTGTCGTCATGGCTGCGCTAACCGTTGCCGCAATCCCCACGCTCGTGGTGTTCCTTGCTGCCCAGGGCGTGATCATGAAGGGCATTGTTCTGCCGGGGGAGAGGTAG
- the efp gene encoding elongation factor P, whose protein sequence is MASDTSDFKNGLAIYQDGEVYQIIEFQHVKPGKGGAFVRTRLRRLRNGNVIEKTYRSGEKVETAFLEKRKMQYLYRQGDELVLMDLETYEQDPVPADAFGDQIKYLKEDLEVSAVVADGQVLGYELPPFVEMAVVETDPGFKGDTVSGSNKPAKLESGAVVNVPFHINEGDIVKVDTRTDTYLERVKK, encoded by the coding sequence TTGGCATCGGATACCAGCGACTTCAAGAACGGTTTAGCCATCTACCAAGATGGCGAGGTTTATCAGATTATCGAGTTCCAGCACGTGAAGCCCGGCAAGGGTGGAGCGTTTGTGCGAACGAGACTGCGCCGACTACGTAATGGCAACGTTATCGAAAAAACTTATAGGTCTGGCGAAAAAGTAGAAACCGCGTTCCTTGAAAAACGTAAGATGCAGTATCTATACCGACAAGGTGACGAACTGGTGCTCATGGATTTGGAAACTTATGAGCAAGACCCTGTGCCGGCAGATGCTTTTGGAGACCAGATTAAGTATCTTAAAGAGGACTTAGAAGTCAGCGCAGTTGTGGCTGACGGTCAGGTGCTCGGTTACGAGCTTCCGCCCTTCGTTGAGATGGCGGTTGTTGAAACCGACCCCGGCTTCAAGGGGGATACGGTCAGCGGCAGCAACAAACCTGCCAAGCTAGAGTCGGGCGCCGTTGTGAACGTGCCCTTCCACATTAATGAGGGAGATATTGTCAAGGTCGATACGCGAACGGATACCTATCTGGAGCGCGTCAAAAAGTAG
- a CDS encoding YbaN family protein, which produces MAETPVQSSPNVAAVQPQRRTGVRRGLFLTSGILFVGLGTLGLFVPVMPSTIFFILALWAFKRSSERLENWLLQHRIVGPTLRDWDENKWIRRRTKVVAITMIWLCIGVSCYFVHKPFVYGILAITALSLTWYIASRLTKPDAVA; this is translated from the coding sequence ATGGCTGAAACTCCCGTTCAATCAAGCCCAAACGTTGCTGCCGTACAGCCGCAACGCAGGACGGGTGTACGGCGTGGGCTTTTCCTTACTTCCGGCATTCTCTTCGTGGGGCTGGGCACCCTCGGACTATTCGTGCCCGTTATGCCTTCGACCATTTTCTTCATCCTCGCGCTATGGGCTTTCAAGCGCAGCAGCGAGAGACTCGAGAATTGGCTTCTGCAGCATAGAATTGTTGGCCCAACACTACGAGATTGGGATGAGAACAAGTGGATCCGCAGACGCACAAAGGTCGTTGCGATTACAATGATCTGGCTCTGCATCGGAGTTTCTTGTTACTTCGTCCACAAGCCTTTTGTGTACGGCATCCTTGCGATCACTGCCCTCAGTTTGACTTGGTATATCGCTTCCCGCCTTACGAAGCCTGACGCGGTGGCCTGA
- a CDS encoding MFS transporter — protein MSKPRTPALFGIFLTVLLDMLSFGLAITDIQIRGAALVKSAGYYPEGVIIGLLIASFSIAQFIAGPYLGRLSDFIGRRPILLATCFMVIIGHFTYAFAEVFWIMLLARVLGGLGSANLSVAFAYVSDITTPENRAKGMGMVGAAFGIGFLIGAPAGAFLLELGGGHPHILGYTGAALAAINFLYIAFLLPESLKKNDDPAPKPKQTTWSTLSAAYTNPQLAILLSVFFTTNFAFANLETTYMRLTDESFKLTQVQASFLLVLVGAVSAATQGLLVKPFTARFGEIRILRFAYFMQAPMLALIPFAPPWIPQIIGIMILGTVTGLSQPSMSSLISKTAPPEMQGGIFGVTQSLGSVARIIAPVIGNALFSIAAWVPYAFAGGIMLIPAIGTLKIREPEPTDSDQTPIPAH, from the coding sequence GTGTCCAAGCCCAGAACTCCAGCGCTCTTCGGCATCTTCCTCACTGTTTTGCTGGATATGCTGAGCTTTGGCTTAGCCATCACGGACATTCAGATTCGCGGTGCCGCTTTAGTCAAGTCGGCGGGTTACTACCCCGAAGGCGTGATTATCGGGCTCCTTATTGCTTCTTTCTCGATTGCGCAGTTTATTGCAGGCCCTTATTTAGGGAGGCTCAGCGACTTTATAGGTCGACGTCCGATCCTGCTCGCCACCTGCTTTATGGTGATTATCGGGCACTTCACGTATGCCTTTGCCGAGGTGTTCTGGATCATGCTTCTGGCGCGCGTCTTGGGTGGGCTTGGCAGTGCGAATCTGAGCGTCGCCTTTGCCTACGTGTCGGACATCACAACCCCGGAGAATCGGGCAAAGGGGATGGGGATGGTGGGGGCGGCGTTTGGTATCGGCTTTCTTATCGGCGCACCCGCGGGCGCGTTTCTGCTGGAACTGGGGGGTGGGCACCCGCACATTCTTGGTTACACCGGCGCCGCGCTAGCCGCGATCAACTTCCTCTACATCGCATTTCTCTTGCCAGAAAGTCTTAAGAAGAACGACGATCCCGCACCTAAGCCGAAGCAGACCACCTGGAGCACACTTTCTGCTGCCTATACAAATCCACAACTCGCGATTCTCTTGAGCGTCTTCTTCACGACAAACTTTGCATTTGCGAACCTGGAGACGACTTATATGCGGCTCACTGATGAGTCGTTTAAGCTAACCCAAGTTCAGGCCTCCTTCCTACTGGTGTTGGTGGGGGCGGTGAGCGCGGCAACTCAAGGCCTTCTTGTAAAGCCGTTTACTGCTCGGTTTGGAGAAATACGCATCCTGCGCTTTGCCTACTTTATGCAGGCGCCAATGTTGGCGCTCATTCCATTTGCCCCGCCGTGGATTCCACAGATCATCGGCATCATGATTCTGGGAACGGTCACCGGGCTCTCGCAGCCGAGCATGAGCAGTTTGATCTCGAAGACAGCGCCCCCTGAGATGCAGGGCGGGATTTTTGGGGTCACGCAATCGCTGGGTTCGGTTGCTCGAATTATAGCTCCCGTCATCGGCAATGCCCTGTTTAGCATCGCTGCGTGGGTGCCCTATGCCTTTGCGGGTGGGATCATGCTCATCCCTGCGATAGGTACCTTGAAGATACGGGAACCCGAGCCGACGGATTCGGATCAAACACCCATACCTGCGCATTGA
- a CDS encoding DUF1343 domain-containing protein, producing the protein MPVLTGLDRLLSQSCAPLKGKRIGYVCNQASITRGGVLGLDALIARQDKDGFEIGAVFGPQHGIWGHTQDNMIEWEGYRDPRTGLPFYSLYGEHREPTDAMLSGLDLLVIDIVDIGVRYYTFIWTMTLCMKACERLGIPVLILDRPNPIGGTQVEGTVLDPAYASFVGLHPLPMRHGMTAGEISQHMQRNHHPGCDLSVLEVQGWDRAQYHDETGLLWAMPSPNMPTVDTAVVYPGQCLLEGTKLSEGRGTTRPFESFGAPFIDGWKLADSLNAIQLPGVFFRPVQFMPTFQKFKGEVCQGCFIHVTDRRDFRPVLSTVAILQEVVRHWPDEFRWQDPPYEYETVRLPFDILAGNGWLRPAIEGLTRLGEIGERMDGECRGFVGK; encoded by the coding sequence ATGCCTGTCCTCACCGGCCTCGACCGCCTCCTCTCCCAAAGCTGCGCTCCGCTGAAGGGAAAGCGGATTGGCTACGTCTGCAACCAAGCGTCGATCACTCGGGGTGGGGTTCTTGGGCTGGATGCGCTGATCGCCAGACAAGACAAGGATGGGTTCGAAATCGGGGCGGTCTTCGGCCCGCAGCACGGCATCTGGGGGCACACCCAAGACAACATGATCGAGTGGGAGGGATACCGCGACCCGCGCACCGGCCTGCCCTTCTACTCCCTCTACGGCGAGCACCGCGAGCCGACCGACGCCATGCTGAGCGGTCTCGACCTGCTCGTCATCGACATCGTCGATATCGGCGTGCGCTACTACACCTTCATCTGGACCATGACGCTCTGCATGAAGGCCTGCGAGCGGCTGGGCATCCCGGTGTTGATCCTCGACCGCCCAAACCCCATCGGCGGCACTCAGGTGGAAGGAACCGTGCTCGACCCGGCCTATGCCAGTTTCGTGGGTCTGCATCCGCTGCCCATGCGTCACGGCATGACGGCAGGCGAAATCTCCCAGCACATGCAACGGAATCACCATCCGGGTTGCGATCTGTCGGTGCTGGAAGTGCAGGGCTGGGATCGAGCGCAGTATCACGACGAAACCGGGCTCCTTTGGGCGATGCCATCTCCGAATATGCCAACCGTCGATACAGCCGTCGTCTATCCCGGACAGTGTCTTCTCGAAGGCACCAAGCTCAGCGAGGGCCGGGGCACAACCCGTCCTTTCGAATCATTCGGCGCGCCGTTCATCGACGGCTGGAAGCTCGCCGACAGCCTTAACGCAATCCAACTCCCGGGCGTCTTCTTCCGGCCCGTGCAGTTCATGCCCACCTTCCAAAAGTTCAAGGGTGAAGTGTGCCAAGGCTGCTTCATCCATGTCACCGACCGTCGCGATTTCCGGCCCGTCCTTTCCACGGTCGCGATCCTTCAGGAGGTCGTGCGGCATTGGCCCGACGAATTCCGGTGGCAGGACCCGCCCTACGAATACGAAACGGTCCGGCTTCCGTTCGACATCCTGGCGGGCAACGGCTGGCTGCGCCCCGCGATTGAGGGGCTCACGCGACTTGGTGAGATTGGGGAGAGGATGGATGGGGAGTGTCGGGGGTTCGTCGGCAAGTAG
- a CDS encoding DUF4434 domain-containing protein: MPTQARITGTFLDEITHDIPSQNWGSKEWRREFELYSKIGIDTVIIIRAGYQNKCIFPSKTLPDLLPIYDDIGETFYSLADEFGLSVYFGTYDSGFHWMRRTWWKEVEVNKPFLEEAVERYGHHPSFKGWYLSHETGKNDAHIIELFNHIGRFCKELKDVPVLISPYPQGAKQLHENAFTLEESFDHWDRIFADTRGAFDICAFQDGQVHYQELPHFIKGIGELGRKYGATIWSNLESFDRDMPIKFPPADWRYLRFKMETAAQIAEKIITFEFPHFMSPHSCYPAAHNLFDRYAEYAGIDI, translated from the coding sequence ATGCCCACGCAAGCGCGCATCACCGGTACGTTCCTCGACGAGATCACCCACGACATCCCGAGCCAAAACTGGGGGTCGAAGGAGTGGCGGCGGGAGTTTGAGCTTTATTCCAAGATCGGGATCGACACCGTCATCATCATCCGCGCGGGCTATCAGAACAAGTGCATCTTCCCCAGCAAGACCCTCCCCGACCTGCTCCCGATCTACGACGACATCGGCGAAACCTTCTACTCTCTGGCGGACGAGTTTGGGCTGAGCGTTTACTTCGGCACCTACGATTCGGGCTTCCATTGGATGCGGCGAACATGGTGGAAAGAGGTCGAGGTCAACAAGCCGTTTTTGGAAGAGGCCGTGGAGCGGTATGGGCACCACCCGTCGTTCAAGGGCTGGTATCTCAGCCACGAGACGGGCAAGAACGACGCCCACATCATCGAGCTGTTCAACCATATCGGACGGTTCTGCAAGGAGCTGAAAGACGTGCCGGTGCTCATCTCTCCCTACCCGCAGGGGGCAAAGCAGCTTCATGAGAACGCCTTTACGCTGGAGGAGTCGTTCGACCACTGGGATCGCATCTTTGCCGACACGCGCGGCGCGTTCGACATCTGCGCGTTTCAGGACGGGCAGGTTCACTATCAGGAGTTGCCGCACTTCATCAAGGGGATCGGTGAGCTTGGCCGGAAGTATGGGGCGACGATCTGGTCGAACCTCGAGTCGTTCGACCGGGATATGCCGATCAAGTTCCCCCCGGCGGACTGGCGGTATCTGCGGTTCAAGATGGAGACGGCGGCTCAGATTGCCGAGAAGATCATCACGTTCGAGTTTCCCCACTTCATGTCGCCGCATTCGTGCTATCCAGCCGCGCACAACCTGTTCGACCGGTATGCCGAGTATGCCGGAATCGATATCTGA
- a CDS encoding diguanylate cyclase yields the protein MPVRIHIKGSKNYHVLSWKRNPEKSAGDRLTRYAVFLGSTVHALKLLVIAPKESKSVEFAGDLDALQEKAKSLSHEDQFLRLAKSMGESAEVFANHQRESIEEIIGDLDQSLRDLVGSLDKALESGDKIARGANGMTRRLSSIDSISSFEELRQTVAQEVRVLADAVSEYRNCTAEIHEQYRAELEEMRARLESANAAARADSLTKLPNRTSHEYRLSEIVELARQGQTASLAVIDLDGFKLINDTYGHQAGDAALVEFTQLFYKTFGRDCSVARLGGDEFTIIAKQSAEQLTKRLEDFLIRALNTPLNIGPVMTAIGFSYGVAEITSASTCNRVTQEADERMYAFKREAKRQKAA from the coding sequence TTGCCGGTCAGAATCCACATCAAAGGCTCTAAGAATTATCATGTGCTTTCGTGGAAGAGGAACCCGGAAAAATCAGCTGGCGATAGGCTGACTCGTTATGCCGTGTTCTTGGGCTCGACAGTGCATGCTCTGAAGCTCCTTGTCATCGCGCCAAAGGAGTCTAAATCTGTTGAGTTCGCGGGCGACCTGGATGCTCTGCAAGAGAAAGCGAAGTCGCTTTCTCACGAAGATCAGTTTTTGCGCCTCGCAAAGTCGATGGGAGAATCTGCGGAGGTGTTTGCTAACCACCAACGCGAGTCGATAGAGGAGATCATCGGCGATCTGGATCAATCGCTCCGTGATCTTGTCGGTTCGTTGGATAAAGCGCTTGAATCTGGTGACAAGATCGCCAGAGGCGCGAACGGGATGACCCGACGCCTTAGTTCCATTGACAGTATTTCGAGTTTTGAAGAGCTGCGCCAAACTGTTGCCCAAGAGGTTCGAGTACTCGCCGATGCCGTTAGCGAGTACAGGAACTGCACCGCTGAGATTCACGAGCAGTACCGAGCGGAGTTAGAGGAGATGCGGGCTCGGCTGGAGTCCGCCAACGCCGCCGCAAGGGCAGATAGCTTAACCAAACTCCCCAATCGCACCTCGCACGAGTATCGACTTTCTGAGATTGTTGAGCTTGCCCGTCAGGGGCAAACCGCTTCTTTGGCGGTGATTGACCTAGACGGTTTCAAGCTGATCAACGACACCTATGGACATCAGGCCGGAGATGCTGCGCTCGTTGAGTTCACTCAGCTCTTTTATAAGACGTTTGGGCGTGACTGCTCTGTCGCCCGGCTTGGCGGAGATGAGTTCACGATTATCGCCAAACAATCGGCTGAGCAACTGACCAAGCGGCTTGAAGATTTTCTGATCCGGGCACTGAACACACCTCTCAATATTGGTCCCGTCATGACCGCGATCGGGTTCAGCTATGGGGTTGCCGAAATCACCAGCGCTAGCACGTGCAACAGAGTCACTCAGGAAGCCGACGAGCGGATGTATGCCTTCAAGCGTGAAGCCAAGCGTCAGAAAGCGGCGTGA
- a CDS encoding DUF5602 domain-containing protein, which yields MKTGKISIIAMVAMATAAVSACPFCQTKTTGTFIGETVLMGNGTARSWVRIGEDKKPEAVGVTMSESAFENLPKDMGEDGMGHSFLVTLPKQANVTPFNHVSIDWNPEGHEPAGIYTTPHLDFHFYMVSTAERAQMRIVDGDLSKFQKPVPNGMMSKGYVYAPGAEMPYMGAHWVNPKSPEFNGTPFTQTFIFGSYNGNVHFFEPMVDLGWMLTKPQSEQEIVLPEKVAKPGYYPTVYKVTYDTVRKEYSVTLERFVYRK from the coding sequence ATGAAAACAGGAAAGATCAGCATTATCGCCATGGTGGCGATGGCCACGGCAGCCGTATCGGCTTGCCCTTTTTGTCAAACCAAGACGACCGGAACGTTTATCGGCGAAACCGTCTTGATGGGCAACGGAACCGCACGCTCTTGGGTTCGAATCGGCGAGGATAAGAAGCCTGAGGCTGTCGGCGTTACAATGTCGGAAAGCGCCTTTGAGAACCTCCCCAAAGATATGGGAGAGGATGGCATGGGGCACAGCTTCCTCGTCACGCTGCCCAAGCAGGCAAACGTTACGCCGTTTAACCACGTCAGCATCGATTGGAACCCAGAGGGGCATGAGCCCGCCGGAATCTACACGACGCCGCATCTCGACTTCCATTTCTATATGGTGTCTACAGCGGAGCGGGCGCAGATGAGGATTGTCGACGGGGACCTCTCTAAGTTTCAGAAGCCGGTGCCCAACGGCATGATGTCGAAGGGTTATGTCTATGCGCCTGGAGCGGAGATGCCGTACATGGGAGCACATTGGGTGAATCCGAAGAGCCCGGAGTTCAACGGCACGCCGTTTACTCAGACCTTTATCTTTGGTTCCTACAACGGCAATGTCCACTTTTTTGAGCCGATGGTGGACTTGGGCTGGATGCTAACCAAGCCACAGTCTGAGCAAGAGATCGTGCTTCCGGAAAAGGTTGCAAAGCCCGGTTACTACCCGACGGTCTACAAGGTCACCTACGATACTGTGCGCAAGGAGTACAGCGTGACTCTTGAGCGGTTTGTTTACCGCAAGTAG